The following proteins come from a genomic window of Gimesia chilikensis:
- a CDS encoding carbon storage regulator: protein MLVLTRKLAEGIRIGDDILVKVIRTGKGSIKIGIDAPDDMRVVRAELLDEEIEIESKPVVKSLGKHQDSDGLSETNTLGTLSVVEAARLVC, encoded by the coding sequence ATGCTGGTTTTGACACGGAAGTTGGCTGAAGGAATCCGAATTGGTGACGACATCCTGGTGAAAGTGATTCGGACGGGAAAAGGTTCCATCAAAATCGGCATCGATGCACCCGACGACATGCGTGTGGTTCGGGCAGAACTGCTTGACGAGGAAATAGAGATTGAGAGCAAGCCGGTCGTCAAAAGCCTGGGAAAGCATCAGGACAGCGACGGCCTGTCTGAGACCAATACCCTGGGGACGCTGTCTGTCGTCGAGGCAGCTCGTCTGGTTTGTTAA
- the rpmB gene encoding 50S ribosomal protein L28, which translates to MGQKCDACGKTPVIGNRVRQRGKYKYLGGNGRQTTGVSKRVFRPNLQKIRVQVGGSVQTQRVCTQCIRSGKVTKAVARKPFSLPST; encoded by the coding sequence ATGGGTCAAAAGTGTGATGCCTGTGGCAAAACTCCCGTAATCGGTAATCGCGTTCGCCAGCGTGGTAAATATAAGTACCTGGGCGGTAACGGTCGTCAGACAACCGGTGTCTCGAAGCGCGTATTCCGTCCGAACCTGCAGAAAATCCGGGTTCAGGTGGGTGGCAGCGTACAGACACAGCGGGTCTGCACTCAGTGCATCCGCTCTGGCAAAGTGACCAAAGCCGTCGCTCGTAAGCCATTCAGCCTGCCTAGCACCTAA
- a CDS encoding DUF1549 domain-containing protein encodes MDFRIQGSRTPQILMLSGVLALLLASGAGITEVRAATAEKAKVDFKELQIGPHAGGFEKLQLRGPDSRQQVIVTGVLPTGKLLDVTRDVTFKIANPEMATISSDGYLTPLKDGETSLIATSKDGKTASIPVAISGIATPDAINFKNQVVPIFTKLTCNSGGCHGKASGQNGFKLSLLGFYPEDDYEFLVKEGRGRRLFPTSPAESLLLMKGTGVTPHGGGKLIKQDSYEYRLLYRWIEQGMPYGNESDRSVASIKCYPPTRTMGQEEEQQISVIATYSDGSTEDVTRMALFEANDTEMAEVNKTGLVKTLKLSGEVAIMARYQGQVSTFRATIPLGIEVANLPEKKNLIDEAVFGKLKELGIPPSPVADDATFMRRVYIDITGGTPSEEEVKSFLADKDPAKRDKLIDKLIDSPAYADYFANKWNMVLRNKKLQPVDIAGTNAFYQWIWDSLYENKPYNEFVGDILSASGEFRQNPAVVWYREVNTVEEQVEDTAQLFLGLRIQCARCHHHPFEKWSQDDYYGLAAFFSRVGSKDPTIGSIGTRGFRDKRVYHKEGVATAKNIRSGESLKPTALGMRPMEISPERDPRVALVQWLSRTDNPFFAKALVNRYWKHFFGRGIVEPEDDMRATNPPANPELLDGLAKHFVESGFDLKELVRQICRSNAYQLSSLPNEYNLKDKQNFSRYYPKRLTAEVLYDVFHQVTNSSQRFSGLPAETKAIQITDATSAPYFLKVFGQPQADTACECERSQSANLAQSLHLLNSKEVQDKITGASGRAAMLAKDTKRTDEEKVNELYRWVYARAPKDEEMKFALSYIARHKEKPQIAYEDIIWALINTKEFLFNH; translated from the coding sequence ATGGACTTCCGAATTCAAGGCTCTCGGACCCCTCAGATCCTTATGCTCAGCGGCGTGCTGGCCCTGTTGCTTGCCAGTGGAGCAGGTATTACAGAAGTTCGCGCTGCCACCGCAGAAAAAGCAAAAGTGGATTTCAAGGAACTCCAGATCGGTCCGCATGCAGGTGGTTTTGAAAAACTGCAACTGCGGGGGCCGGACTCACGTCAGCAGGTCATCGTGACCGGCGTGCTGCCGACTGGCAAACTGCTGGATGTGACTCGTGACGTCACCTTCAAAATTGCCAACCCGGAAATGGCAACGATTTCCAGTGACGGGTATCTCACTCCGCTGAAAGATGGAGAGACCAGTCTGATTGCGACATCGAAAGATGGCAAGACCGCTTCGATTCCTGTTGCCATCAGCGGCATCGCGACTCCAGACGCCATCAACTTCAAAAACCAGGTTGTGCCCATCTTTACCAAATTGACCTGTAACAGTGGTGGCTGCCATGGTAAGGCCAGTGGTCAAAATGGTTTCAAACTGTCATTGCTCGGTTTTTATCCTGAAGATGATTATGAGTTCCTCGTTAAAGAAGGCCGTGGCCGTCGTCTGTTTCCAACATCTCCAGCAGAAAGCCTGCTATTGATGAAGGGGACTGGTGTGACTCCTCATGGTGGCGGAAAGCTGATCAAGCAGGATTCTTACGAATATCGACTGCTCTACCGTTGGATTGAGCAGGGAATGCCTTACGGGAATGAAAGTGACCGGAGCGTTGCTTCAATCAAATGCTATCCTCCTACCCGCACCATGGGACAGGAAGAAGAACAGCAGATTTCCGTCATCGCGACTTACTCAGATGGTTCTACAGAAGACGTGACCCGGATGGCTCTGTTTGAAGCCAACGATACAGAAATGGCCGAAGTCAACAAAACCGGTCTGGTCAAAACATTGAAGCTCTCTGGTGAGGTTGCCATCATGGCGCGCTACCAGGGTCAGGTCTCTACCTTCCGTGCTACGATTCCCTTGGGTATCGAGGTGGCAAATCTTCCAGAAAAGAAGAATCTGATCGACGAAGCCGTATTTGGTAAACTGAAAGAACTGGGTATTCCACCTTCACCAGTTGCCGATGATGCGACCTTCATGCGTCGCGTGTATATCGATATCACAGGTGGCACTCCGAGTGAAGAAGAAGTCAAGAGCTTCCTGGCCGACAAAGATCCTGCCAAGCGGGATAAGCTGATCGATAAATTGATCGACAGCCCTGCCTATGCGGATTACTTTGCCAACAAGTGGAATATGGTTCTGCGGAATAAAAAACTGCAGCCCGTTGATATTGCTGGTACGAACGCCTTCTATCAGTGGATCTGGGACAGCCTTTACGAAAACAAGCCGTACAACGAATTCGTCGGTGACATTCTCTCCGCTTCTGGTGAGTTCCGTCAGAATCCGGCTGTCGTCTGGTATCGTGAAGTAAACACAGTTGAAGAACAGGTTGAAGACACCGCCCAGTTATTCCTGGGGCTGCGAATTCAATGTGCCCGTTGTCATCACCATCCCTTCGAAAAATGGAGCCAGGATGACTACTATGGTCTGGCCGCCTTCTTCAGTCGGGTGGGAAGCAAAGATCCGACCATCGGTTCAATCGGCACCCGTGGATTCCGCGACAAACGCGTTTACCACAAAGAAGGGGTTGCGACCGCCAAGAATATCCGTTCTGGTGAAAGCCTGAAGCCAACCGCGCTGGGAATGCGGCCCATGGAAATCAGTCCGGAACGTGATCCCCGTGTCGCTCTGGTACAATGGCTTTCACGGACGGATAATCCGTTCTTCGCGAAAGCACTGGTTAACCGCTACTGGAAACATTTCTTCGGTCGCGGCATTGTGGAGCCTGAAGATGACATGCGGGCCACAAACCCACCTGCAAACCCCGAACTGCTGGACGGTCTGGCCAAACACTTTGTTGAGAGTGGTTTTGACCTGAAAGAACTGGTACGTCAGATTTGTCGTTCCAATGCTTACCAGCTCAGTTCTCTGCCCAACGAGTATAACCTGAAAGACAAGCAGAACTTCTCCCGCTATTATCCTAAGCGACTCACAGCAGAAGTGCTGTATGACGTCTTCCATCAGGTAACGAACTCTTCGCAGCGATTCTCTGGTCTGCCCGCTGAAACTAAGGCGATTCAGATTACCGATGCGACATCTGCTCCTTACTTCCTTAAGGTATTTGGTCAGCCACAGGCAGATACTGCCTGCGAGTGCGAACGTTCTCAAAGTGCCAACCTGGCTCAGAGTCTGCACCTGCTGAATAGTAAGGAAGTCCAGGACAAAATCACCGGTGCTTCCGGTCGGGCTGCCATGCTCGCCAAGGATACGAAACGTACCGATGAAGAAAAGGTCAATGAATTGTATCGCTGGGTTTATGCCCGTGCTCCCAAGGATGAAGAAATGAAATTTGCTCTGTCCTACATCGCACGGCATAAAGAGAAACCACAGATCGCCTACGAAGATATTATCTGGGCGCTGATCAACACTAAAGAATTTCTGTTTAACCACTAA
- the ribA gene encoding GTP cyclohydrolase II, which translates to MSDSPKQDSPLPKIQHVFKQLQAGKPVIVTDSSERENEGDFIVAAEAITPQIVQFLLRYGSGELCVSLPEEVANRLQLNPIVGPEENTAPNQTQFLIPIDHKDSGTGVSAECRAITIKALSDENAQASDFVRPGHIHPLLAKQGGILRRAGHTEATGDLLQMAGMKPVGVLIEILSQKGFGMADAEELKEISEEFDIPIISTAEVIRHRYISEKLVHREVEVPINTKNYGTVQVIGYSVEHEGQQPVALVWGDLSSVEAPLIRMHSSCFTGDLLDSLRCDCGDQLHMAMDAICREKTGAVVYLPQEGRGIGLIPKLKAYVLQDEGYDTVEANIKLGFKADSRDFTVGVQILKDLGLTKVRLLTNNPKKTDSDVYTGFNLEVVEQVPIVAPPHKDREFYLQTKRDKMGHILPASPAD; encoded by the coding sequence ATGTCTGATTCTCCTAAACAAGATTCCCCGCTTCCCAAAATCCAGCATGTCTTCAAACAGTTGCAGGCAGGCAAACCGGTCATTGTGACGGACTCCAGCGAGCGGGAAAACGAAGGAGATTTCATAGTCGCCGCTGAGGCAATTACCCCTCAAATCGTGCAGTTCCTGCTGCGATACGGGAGTGGTGAGCTTTGCGTTTCGCTGCCCGAAGAGGTTGCAAACCGTCTACAGTTAAACCCGATTGTCGGCCCTGAAGAAAATACTGCCCCCAACCAGACCCAGTTTCTGATTCCCATCGACCACAAGGACAGTGGCACCGGAGTCAGTGCCGAGTGCCGTGCCATTACGATCAAGGCACTCAGCGATGAGAACGCTCAGGCCAGCGATTTCGTTCGCCCGGGGCACATTCACCCCCTGCTTGCCAAACAGGGCGGAATTTTACGTCGAGCCGGTCACACTGAAGCTACCGGCGATCTCTTACAGATGGCAGGCATGAAACCGGTTGGTGTGCTGATTGAAATATTGAGCCAAAAGGGGTTCGGTATGGCGGATGCCGAGGAACTCAAAGAGATTTCTGAAGAGTTTGATATCCCCATCATTTCCACCGCCGAGGTGATCCGACATCGCTACATCAGCGAAAAGCTGGTCCACCGCGAAGTCGAAGTCCCCATAAACACTAAGAATTACGGCACCGTCCAGGTTATTGGATACTCGGTCGAACACGAAGGTCAGCAACCTGTGGCGCTGGTCTGGGGAGATCTCTCATCCGTGGAAGCCCCCCTGATCCGCATGCATTCTTCGTGCTTTACCGGGGACCTGCTGGATTCGCTTCGCTGCGACTGCGGCGACCAGTTGCACATGGCAATGGACGCAATCTGTCGCGAAAAAACCGGTGCTGTGGTCTATCTCCCGCAGGAGGGCCGTGGCATTGGATTAATCCCGAAACTGAAAGCCTACGTGCTGCAGGATGAGGGCTATGACACCGTTGAAGCCAATATCAAACTCGGCTTCAAAGCAGACAGCCGCGACTTCACGGTAGGTGTGCAGATCCTCAAAGATCTGGGACTGACCAAAGTCCGGCTGCTGACGAATAATCCCAAGAAGACCGATTCCGATGTCTACACCGGATTCAACCTGGAAGTGGTAGAACAGGTGCCGATTGTAGCGCCACCACACAAAGATCGTGAATTCTACCTGCAGACCAAACGGGATAAGATGGGACACATCCTTCCCGCCAGTCCAGCTGACTAG
- the gatC gene encoding Asp-tRNA(Asn)/Glu-tRNA(Gln) amidotransferase subunit GatC, which produces MSTQLTREEVEKVASLSRLKLSETELEALGTQMGSVLKYIAMLDELDTSSVEPMAHAIEISNVFREDELRESLPREQALSNAPQTDGKYFLVPAIL; this is translated from the coding sequence ATGAGCACGCAACTCACCCGTGAAGAAGTTGAAAAAGTGGCGAGCCTTTCCCGCCTGAAACTCTCCGAAACAGAGCTAGAGGCCTTGGGAACACAGATGGGGTCCGTCCTGAAATACATCGCCATGCTGGATGAGCTGGATACATCGTCTGTCGAGCCGATGGCGCATGCAATCGAGATCTCCAATGTCTTTCGGGAAGACGAGCTTCGCGAAAGCCTGCCCCGGGAACAGGCGCTGTCCAATGCTCCCCAGACCGATGGAAAATATTTCCTCGTACCCGCGATCCTGTAA
- the solA gene encoding N-methyl-L-tryptophan oxidase: MPVHVDYLVLGLGGMGSSALYHLARRGLRVLGVEQFGIAHDRGSSHGETRIIRKAYFEHPDYIPLLQRAYTLWEDLEQESGKSLLNLCGLMVAGPPEGDVIKGVHLAEDRHGVQVETLETAEARRRFPGFQLPEGFEVTFEPEAGFLHVEECVQAHMDCALNHGAQIVLHEPIESLLVTETEIEIQTANQHWVAEGVIVTAGAWAGECLKELQLPLEVARKVLFWNPVQSPVYNLDQGGCGFLCQMPFGEFYGFPSLDGKTVKLAEHTGGDLVTDPTNVNRELLESDSTSIGRFVDEVMSGLSPEPERHAVCMYTRSADRHFIIDQHPQNQRLVYGAGFSGHGFKFASVMGEILADLVTEGKTSHPIDFLRADRFQGAGN; the protein is encoded by the coding sequence ATGCCCGTTCACGTAGACTATCTGGTGCTGGGCTTAGGGGGCATGGGGAGCAGTGCCCTGTATCATTTAGCGCGTCGGGGCTTGAGGGTGCTCGGGGTCGAGCAGTTTGGTATCGCCCATGACCGGGGCAGCTCGCACGGTGAAACGCGTATTATTCGCAAAGCATATTTCGAGCATCCCGATTACATCCCCCTGCTGCAGCGGGCTTATACTCTGTGGGAAGATCTGGAGCAGGAATCCGGAAAGTCACTGTTGAATCTGTGTGGGTTGATGGTCGCCGGGCCTCCTGAAGGCGATGTCATAAAGGGAGTGCATCTCGCGGAAGACAGACACGGCGTCCAGGTGGAAACACTGGAGACGGCCGAGGCACGGAGACGCTTCCCCGGCTTTCAGCTTCCAGAGGGCTTCGAAGTCACATTTGAACCCGAGGCTGGTTTCCTGCACGTGGAAGAATGTGTGCAGGCTCACATGGATTGTGCACTCAACCATGGTGCGCAGATCGTATTGCACGAGCCAATTGAATCGTTACTTGTGACTGAAACGGAAATCGAAATTCAGACCGCTAATCAGCACTGGGTGGCCGAAGGCGTAATCGTCACTGCGGGAGCCTGGGCAGGTGAATGCCTCAAGGAATTGCAGCTTCCACTGGAAGTCGCCCGCAAGGTCCTGTTTTGGAATCCGGTTCAAAGCCCGGTTTACAATTTGGATCAGGGGGGATGCGGTTTCCTCTGCCAGATGCCCTTTGGTGAGTTTTATGGGTTCCCTTCACTGGATGGGAAAACGGTTAAGCTGGCGGAGCATACCGGTGGTGACCTGGTAACTGATCCGACCAACGTGAATCGAGAGCTTCTAGAGTCGGACTCCACTTCGATAGGCCGTTTTGTGGACGAAGTGATGTCAGGGCTGAGTCCTGAACCCGAGCGGCACGCCGTCTGTATGTATACACGTTCTGCAGACCGACACTTTATTATCGATCAGCATCCTCAGAACCAGCGACTGGTGTATGGAGCAGGTTTCTCAGGGCACGGTTTTAAATTCGCCTCGGTGATGGGCGAAATCCTGGCCGACCTGGTGACTGAGGGCAAAACCAGCCACCCGATCGATTTTCTGAGAGCGGATCGATTCCAGGGGGCCGGTAACTAG
- the gatA gene encoding Asp-tRNA(Asn)/Glu-tRNA(Gln) amidotransferase subunit GatA, whose amino-acid sequence MSITSATASDLLSKMNAGELTSEAITAACLEAISQRDGDINAFLSIQQEAALNAAREVDRKRQAGEPLGKLAGIPVAVKDNICSKGSATTCASRMLEQFQPPYDAHIVEQLKAADAILIGKTNLDEFAMGSSTENSAFKTTANPWNTAHAAGGSSGGSAAAVAAGFSPLSLGSDTGGSIRQPASFCGVVGLKPTYGRVSRYGLVAFASSLDQIGPFSRDVTDAALLLEVIAGKDQRDTTSLDSPVPEYTTNLEQPLENLKVGYLEDQHVEGLNEEVKAATQAALDVYKSLGAELIPIELPHAKYCVATYYIIAPSEASSNLARYDGVHYGRRADQFEDMVDMYAASRGEAFGDEVKRRIMLGTYALSSGYYDAYYLKALKVRRLIRNDFEQAFQNVDIIATPVTPTPAFKIGELIDDPLAMYLADIFTTSANLSGVPGISIPAGMSQDQLPIGLQLLAPPLEEERLLRAARMFERETDWHQRRPA is encoded by the coding sequence ATGTCAATCACGTCAGCCACTGCCAGCGATCTGCTGTCAAAAATGAACGCGGGAGAACTCACGAGCGAAGCGATCACCGCCGCCTGCCTGGAAGCGATTTCCCAGCGCGATGGTGACATCAATGCATTCCTTTCGATCCAGCAGGAAGCCGCTTTGAATGCAGCTCGTGAAGTGGACCGCAAACGCCAGGCAGGTGAACCGCTGGGTAAGCTGGCTGGGATCCCGGTCGCAGTTAAAGACAACATCTGCTCAAAGGGGAGCGCCACAACGTGTGCCAGTCGGATGCTGGAACAGTTTCAGCCTCCCTATGATGCTCACATCGTCGAGCAACTCAAAGCTGCTGACGCCATTCTGATTGGCAAAACCAACCTCGATGAATTCGCCATGGGTTCTTCGACCGAAAATTCCGCTTTTAAAACAACCGCCAACCCCTGGAATACAGCCCACGCTGCCGGGGGATCCAGCGGTGGTTCTGCTGCTGCAGTTGCTGCCGGGTTCAGTCCTCTATCGCTGGGCAGCGACACCGGTGGTTCAATTCGTCAACCAGCCAGCTTTTGTGGTGTTGTAGGATTGAAGCCAACATATGGCCGCGTCTCCCGTTATGGTCTGGTCGCATTCGCCAGCTCACTCGATCAGATCGGCCCCTTTTCACGAGACGTCACTGACGCCGCCCTGCTGCTGGAAGTCATTGCAGGAAAAGATCAGCGGGACACTACCAGCCTGGACTCCCCCGTCCCCGAGTATACGACAAACCTGGAACAGCCACTGGAAAACCTCAAAGTCGGCTACCTGGAAGATCAGCATGTCGAGGGCCTGAACGAAGAGGTTAAAGCAGCCACTCAGGCAGCCCTGGATGTTTACAAATCTCTGGGCGCGGAACTGATTCCGATTGAACTGCCACACGCGAAATACTGCGTTGCCACCTATTACATTATTGCCCCTTCAGAAGCCTCAAGTAACCTCGCCCGCTATGACGGGGTGCACTACGGGCGTCGCGCTGATCAGTTTGAAGACATGGTCGACATGTATGCCGCCAGTCGGGGAGAAGCATTTGGCGACGAAGTGAAACGCCGGATCATGCTGGGGACTTATGCCCTTTCATCAGGCTACTACGATGCCTATTACCTCAAGGCACTCAAAGTCAGACGCCTGATCCGCAATGACTTCGAACAGGCGTTCCAGAATGTTGACATTATTGCCACGCCGGTCACTCCCACTCCCGCCTTCAAGATTGGCGAACTGATCGATGACCCGCTGGCGATGTATCTGGCCGACATTTTCACCACCAGTGCCAACCTGTCAGGAGTTCCCGGCATTTCAATTCCCGCAGGCATGAGCCAGGATCAGCTACCGATTGGACTGCAACTGCTCGCACCGCCACTGGAAGAAGAACGCCTCCTGCGAGCTGCCCGTATGTTCGAACGGGAAACAGACTGGCACCAGCGACGACCAGCCTGA
- the gatB gene encoding Asp-tRNA(Asn)/Glu-tRNA(Gln) amidotransferase subunit GatB, producing the protein MDYTVIIGLEVHVQLQTKTKLFCGCSTKFNPDQPNTQTCPVCLGLPGALPVLNREAFRLGMKTGLAINCEIPSFTKWDRKQYYYPDLPKAYQISQYDLPMSQNGWLEIEIDPETRETKKVGIIRAHLEEDAGKNSHDESGRGQDSKVDLNRCGTPLVEIVSEPDLRSAQEARKYLEELKLLLTYIDVSDCNMQEGSLRCDANVNLHIHQENGDAIATTIVEIKNLNSFRGVEQAIEYEVKRQWEEWQKTGLTLKEVFKETRGWDADRGITLGQRSKEDVADYRYFPDPDLAPVTVTDAEREEVMNELCERPANRRNRFQADYGLSTYDAAVIIDQGIAFADYFETVAQGCDNGKQAANWVTQDVQRELNERSCQIADFPIRPEVLAALLQKVEASEITIKSARTVFQVLLEEDASSVERIQAVIDEKGLGLVSDTGELEAIVETVVAKNEKAVADFQSGKQAAVGALIGQVMREIKGADAKVVRELLIKKMS; encoded by the coding sequence ATGGACTATACGGTGATTATCGGTCTTGAAGTCCACGTGCAGTTACAGACCAAAACCAAACTTTTCTGCGGTTGCTCCACGAAGTTTAACCCGGATCAGCCGAACACACAGACCTGCCCTGTCTGCCTGGGATTACCCGGCGCACTACCAGTGCTGAACCGTGAAGCATTTCGCTTAGGCATGAAAACCGGTCTGGCCATCAACTGTGAAATTCCGTCCTTCACCAAATGGGACCGTAAACAGTATTATTATCCAGACCTACCCAAAGCCTATCAGATCAGCCAGTACGACCTCCCCATGAGCCAGAATGGCTGGCTGGAAATCGAAATCGATCCGGAAACGCGTGAAACGAAAAAAGTGGGCATCATCCGTGCCCACCTCGAAGAAGATGCCGGAAAAAACAGTCACGACGAATCAGGACGGGGCCAGGACAGCAAAGTCGACCTCAACCGGTGTGGCACCCCCCTGGTGGAGATCGTTTCCGAGCCCGATCTGCGCTCGGCACAGGAAGCGCGTAAATACCTGGAAGAACTGAAACTGCTCCTGACTTACATTGACGTCTCCGACTGTAATATGCAGGAAGGGAGCCTGCGCTGTGATGCCAACGTGAACCTGCACATCCACCAGGAAAACGGCGATGCGATCGCCACAACGATTGTCGAAATCAAAAACCTCAACAGCTTCCGAGGGGTCGAACAGGCGATCGAGTACGAAGTCAAACGCCAGTGGGAAGAATGGCAGAAGACCGGTCTGACTCTAAAAGAGGTATTTAAAGAGACCCGAGGTTGGGATGCGGACCGAGGTATTACACTGGGCCAACGAAGCAAGGAAGACGTCGCTGACTATCGCTACTTCCCGGATCCGGACCTGGCCCCGGTTACGGTAACCGATGCGGAACGCGAAGAGGTCATGAACGAACTTTGTGAACGCCCCGCGAACCGCAGAAACCGGTTCCAAGCCGACTATGGGCTTTCTACCTACGACGCTGCAGTTATCATCGATCAGGGGATTGCTTTTGCAGACTATTTTGAGACGGTAGCCCAGGGATGTGACAATGGTAAACAGGCAGCGAACTGGGTCACCCAGGACGTTCAGCGGGAATTAAACGAGCGGAGCTGTCAGATCGCTGACTTTCCTATCCGTCCTGAAGTGCTGGCAGCCTTACTCCAGAAAGTTGAAGCCAGTGAGATCACAATCAAAAGTGCCCGCACCGTATTTCAGGTCCTGCTGGAAGAAGACGCCTCAAGCGTTGAGCGAATTCAAGCAGTAATTGACGAAAAAGGCCTGGGCCTGGTTTCAGACACCGGAGAACTGGAAGCGATCGTCGAGACTGTTGTCGCGAAAAACGAGAAAGCAGTCGCCGACTTCCAGAGCGGCAAACAGGCTGCGGTCGGAGCGTTGATTGGCCAGGTAATGCGGGAAATCAAAGGAGCTGATGCAAAAGTTGTCAGAGAACTCCTGATCAAGAAAATGAGCTGA